The Sphingomonas carotinifaciens sequence CGCATCGTTTTCCAATCGACGATCCCGTACTGCGCCACGGCCGCCGCCCAGAAGTCGGGCATGCGGCCGATCGCCATCGCTGTCATGAAGCCGCCGTAGGAGCCGCCCGTGATTCCGATCTTCTTGGGATCGGCGTAGCCCGATGCGATCAGCAGCTTCGCTGCCGCGGCTTCGTCCTCGAGGTCGCGCCCGCCCAGGTCCTTTCGGTTCGCGATCTCGAACGCGCGGCCGTAGCCGGTCGAGCCGCGCGGATTGGGCGCGATCACAATGTATCCCCGCGACGAAAGAGCGGTGGCGAGGCGGTCGAACTCGTCGGTCGTCTGATAGGTGGGGCCGCCATGCGGCATGACCACGACCGGGGCCGAGCCGTCCCGCTTCAAATTCCACGGCATCCAGAGGATGGCGCTGACCACCGTGCCGTCTGCACTCTTGTAGTTGACGACGCTGGTGCGGGGCAGCGCGTCCGGGTCGATGCTCGCGAGGCTTAAACGGGTCAGTCGCGTCGTTTGACCGGTCGTTAGATCATGGGTCCAGTAGTCGAAGGGTGCCGACCCTGAAGAATGGGGGAACAGGAGCTGATGACCATCGGGGGAGAAGGCCGGCAGCAGGCCGAAAGGATCGCTGACCCGGCCATCGGGAAGCGCCAGCCGCCTTGCGCGCTTCGCGGCAACGTCGAAGACATAGACTTCGTCGCGGCCGTTCACATTGGCGCTGGCAACAACCGACCGACCATCGGGCGAGAACACGCCCGCGACCTGCGGCCAAGGCCCAGGGTTCACCGCCGCGCGCTGTCCACTGGCTAGATCGAGGACGACGGCTTGCCGCAACCCTGCCGCGTTCTCGCTGGTGAGCGACAGCAGTTTTCCGTCCGGCGAAACCGCGGTCAGCGCCTCAAATGGCGCCTGCGCTCCACCCGCGATCTGCTTCGCCTTGCCGGTAGAGACCTCAACACGCCAGACGGAGCTGTTCGCCAGCGAGTTCGGCATCCGATTGGCATAGACGTAACGCCCATCGGGGCTGAAACCCTTGGGCAACCAGTAGACTGCCTCTTTGTCGTCCGTCAGCACGCGAACCTTGCGTGTCCTGAGGTCGATCACCGCCAAATTACTGGTAGCGGAGGTCTTCTCCCGCGTATTGAAGGCGAGCAGCCTGGAGTCCATTGAGACGGCGAACGGTCCGCTCTCCGTCACCTCTGCCGTCGAAGTCAGGTTGACCGCCTCTCCGCCGTTCGCAGGAATGGCGAAGATGTCGTAGATCTCAGCTCCGCCCTTGTCGGAGGCGTAAACGATCGTCTTCCCGTCCGGCGTTGCTATTGGGAAGAAGGACTTGTCCTCCGACTGCTGGAGCTGGAGGGGAAAGCCGCCCCCCTTGGGAACGCGCCACAGATTTATGCGACCGGTGATGTCGGGCGCCATTAGGACCTGTCCGTCCGGCAGCCAGCTGGCGAAGTAGCTGGAGCGGGTGAAGAAGAGGTCGGCGACCGGCACGGGCCTGGCGTCCGCCTTCGCAGGCGACGTCAGGCTACGCGGATCGGTCAGCGTCCTTGCCGGCGTACCCGTGAGCACGGCCGTACCTGGACGGTCCGGGTTCAACCGGTCGGTCTGAGCGAAGGTCGGCGCCGCAAGCGCGCACACACCCATCATTAGGACAGCGCGAGAGGTCGCGAGCCGGTTCATCAGCGCACCGACCCGCCGAAGCGTGCGGTCAGCTCCAGGCCGATGGTGCGCGGCCGCGTGCGCACGGCGATGATGTCGTTGAGGGTCGCCGTGAGCGGCGTCACCGTGCGGAAGCTCAGCGCCCCCCTTTCGTTGGTGAGATTGTCAACGAACGCCGCGATCGACAGGTTGGCGAGATCGAAGCCGATCCTAGCATCGACGAGGTCGATGGTGTCACCCGCCCGATAGATCGAGAAGGTCTGGTTGGTACGCGGAGAGCTATGCTGCCAACCCACTCGGCCGAAGGCGGCCACAGCTTCGCTGATGTTGGTCCGGTAATCGGCCGAGGCATTCGCCGTGAACTTGGCGACATCGTCGACCGGCGTACCATCGACGATCCCCGTGCCAGCGACTGCGCCGGTATATTCGGCATCGTTGTAGGCACCACTGGCGCTGAGACTGAGGCCCCTGAACGGGCGCACCACGGCGCTGAGCTCGACGCCCTTAGTGTGGGTGCCGTTCGAGTTGATAAGGCCGTTGAAGCCGGTGGTGCCGATCGGGAAGCGGACGGTGACGTCATTCCAGTCGGTGTAGTAGACGGCGCCCTCCACGGTGAG is a genomic window containing:
- a CDS encoding S9 family peptidase encodes the protein MNRLATSRAVLMMGVCALAAPTFAQTDRLNPDRPGTAVLTGTPARTLTDPRSLTSPAKADARPVPVADLFFTRSSYFASWLPDGQVLMAPDITGRINLWRVPKGGGFPLQLQQSEDKSFFPIATPDGKTIVYASDKGGAEIYDIFAIPANGGEAVNLTSTAEVTESGPFAVSMDSRLLAFNTREKTSATSNLAVIDLRTRKVRVLTDDKEAVYWLPKGFSPDGRYVYANRMPNSLANSSVWRVEVSTGKAKQIAGGAQAPFEALTAVSPDGKLLSLTSENAAGLRQAVVLDLASGQRAAVNPGPWPQVAGVFSPDGRSVVASANVNGRDEVYVFDVAAKRARRLALPDGRVSDPFGLLPAFSPDGHQLLFPHSSGSAPFDYWTHDLTTGQTTRLTRLSLASIDPDALPRTSVVNYKSADGTVVSAILWMPWNLKRDGSAPVVVMPHGGPTYQTTDEFDRLATALSSRGYIVIAPNPRGSTGYGRAFEIANRKDLGGRDLEDEAAAAKLLIASGYADPKKIGITGGSYGGFMTAMAIGRMPDFWAAAVAQYGIVDWKTMRERASPALREYVTALLGDPAIDPEVYKRTSPMTYLRDAKAPLLVLQGTNDIRVPAFEAEQMVKVLKDNGRIVDAKFYPEEGHGFVKRENQIDAAVRTVAWFDKYLKKER